In Drosophila miranda strain MSH22 chromosome XR, D.miranda_PacBio2.1, whole genome shotgun sequence, the genomic window GAAGATGAAGATGAAAAAGCCGTAAAATGGTTTGCCCGAAAGGGcgaacccaaacccaaacccaagtCCCAGTCCGACCGAAGCAAAAGCCAAATTGAAtcatttaaataatattaCGATACCAAATTGGCTCTGCATTCGGGCTATTAATCACATCTGACAGGGACAGCCCCCAAACAGATGTTGAAAACGAAACAAATCGTAGGAGAAAGGCCCCGTTTCATTGGGTCGAAGACTTAAATACCTCTAAATAAATAATAGAGTAGCTATATGTTATCCTATTTTCATTTTGGCAGTCCATTTGCATAGTTACATAGGAGTTTCGTTGTTCTTATATGGGAGAGATCTTCGCCAACTACAGGGTATAATTCCCTAATTTCCCTAATCTGTTTTGGTCAGTGGAGGGGGGAAACCATTGGGTATTATTAGCCAATTATTAGTTAAAGTTTTCTTAAGAGGTTTGCTCACCTTGAGGTTTGAAAAACTATAAAAAATACAATATTTGTATACCCTTTACTCAGTCTTTTATGGTTGGTATTTTTATAATGCACTTCTGTATCGAATTTCGTAAAATGGTTCGGAATTGAATAATGTTTCGTTCCTTAGAAATATTTGAATGCACTTTTCCATTTGTTTTTAAAACTATTTACAGAATTTACAGAAACTCTGTTATGCATCAGAATGAAAAATACATGCTAAACCTTCTTAAAGCTGATTGATTTTCTATATAAAATGCCATCTTTTCATTCCCCATTAGGCGCCTAAACAAATGCAGAAATTCCAAGCAATTTTACTGGAATTATATCAGAATATATTGTTGAAAACTTTCTAAACTAAAACGTTTTCTAAAATATGCCATCAACTTTCACTAGTCCGCTCCCGATCCCCAGCTCCAAAGCGAAAGAGATGGCAGACAGGAGCTAGAAGGAGACAGAGAGCAGAGCGTACGCGTGCAATACGTGGATGAGGCCATGAGGTAAAGAAGCGAAataaagagacagagagagtgtGTTTGTTTCTTGGTTCATTATGAATTATCTTTATCAATTCGCCTTTCGTGTGAGTGTGTGTCCTCCCGCGGGATTCGGTCCCGAATACATTCATCTCTAAGAATAAGTTTAAATCGATAGTAaccgaacaaaaaaaaatgcaaaaaaatatAGTATGATTCAATAATGGATAAACCGGCAAACGAAGCGATCTTTCTGATCTTTCAGTGTCatttcggttcggttcggtgaTTGGTTGCGGATGATGTGGGTGTTGCGGTGGCTGTAGTGTTGTTCGAGTTGTCAGCACTTTACATATTATAATTATACAAACATAATAATATTAACAACATTAGAATAATGCAAGGGATCGGAAAATACAGGGTATATGGGATATGGGGTATGGGATCTGAGATGCGAGATGTGTGTGAGATGGAGCATTATAATTAactaaaatttaaattttactGTGTAAAAAGTAAACCTTGTTCTGTTTTCTGGTGACAATAATTAAAAACATAGTATATCAATCTCGAtggaaacaaacaaaataatagTAATAATGTGAATCGAGTTATGGAGAGGAGTCCACGTGCGTGGTggggtgtatgtgtgtggtgtggtgtggtgtgtgttAGCCTAAAGTACATAATTATAGTTGAATTATAGTTAATGTCGGATGGGGAAGGGGGGCTGTTGTAGGCAGATGTTGTAGGCAGCTCGCGTGGGCCGTGGGCCTGCAGCAGCGACCTACAAGGCAGCGATCACGCGATCGTACAGCTGTTCCGACTGCTGCTCGTCGGCGTCTTGCAGCGGTTCTTGCTCTTCGAGCTCTGCGTCAGCGAATTGTAGCACTGCGACGTGGTCAAAGCGTATGACTTGAGCGTGGACTTCACCGAGGGCGGCAGGGGCAGCGAATCGATCGCGTACACGCTTGTCCTTCGCACAATCGTCCGGCAGCACAGCTCCTGCAGCGAGAGCACTGTAGGCAGGAAAAGAACATCATTAGATATAAGGCATTTCATGTGGATACAAGCTCCTCTGGGCGCCAGTGCGTTTTTCATCTATCAGACAGTTGCAAACGTATGTACCGAAGCATAATTGTACCCACAAATATTATCCACCTCCCCCACAATTCCTACATTACTTCAGTCTTATAGCTTGTGCCTTCGAAGGACAAGTAATCCATTGGCATTAACTAACATTCAACACAAGGAAAACATCAAAGTTCTGGAttacaaaaattaattaacaatTAAATTAATGAGAAGGCGGAATAGAACGGTGTTCTGTGCGAGTGGCCAGCTTTTTGCAGCGTGTAAAGCATTTAGCAACACTTTCTATAGAGCCCCAACTGTCAGCAAGCTACCTATAGTCAGGGTGCAGATATTGTAACAATGAAATGGTGAAATAGGTTCCTAAATTCTCTAAAGGCTTTACTTATTATCATCGATCAACAATGGAATTTGCTAGTTAATTTCATAGAATAAATAACATAACTCTTTTCTAACATTTTCCTTGCAGCGACTTTCGGGATCTTTAAGTTACATATTGCAACATTTATGACTCGCTCTCCAAAGGCACATTATAGATATGATTACTTTTTCTGGGATAATTAATCACACTGATTACATTCTATGTATTGGCACGTTCTGAAATGGCTAATACGCATGTCTGCCTTTCGCTTTTAGTTTAAAAGACGCACTGCGAGCAGAAGAATGGAGTATGAGACTCAAGTTTACCCTTATTGCTCCGCCAAATGTGCTCCATGCCGTTGCGATGGAGCGCCATGCGGGCCAGCTCGCAGAAGGATTCGCGTATGTTGAAGTCGCAAAGCGGTGATATCTCGAAGCAGGACATGTTGTTGCGACTGGCATAGGTCTCGGCCTGTTTGGCGGGCACCTGCCGCTTGAACGCCAGATGTAGGCGATTTCCCACCAACACCTTGGGTATGCCCGGAGCGTGCTGCCGGATCGGAGGAGAAGAGGGAGAATTATACATAGTCTCTAGTATTATTCGCAATCCAAAAATCCAAAGTATTACTCACCTCGTCGACCTCTTTGAGCCAACGATCGATGCCATCGAAGCTCCATTTGTTGGTTATATCGTATACTAGTATAATACCTTGAGCGCCGCGCGAATACGACCGAATGATTGTACAGAATCGGCCCTGGCCGGAGGTGTCCCAAAGCTGGAGCTTCACCCGCTTACCCTCCAATAGTATTGTGGTTGTCTTGTATGCTACTGTTTGGAGGATGTGAGAGGTGCAATCTATTGGATTCGAATTTAGGAAATTTTTGTGATTTTGGTCTCCAAGTGCCTCCGGTTtaagtctctctctctatttgtCCTCTGGTCCACTCACCATTTCCGCTGCAGAAGGGACTTTCGGGGAAAGGATCCTCCAGGTTCGAGAGTATCTCGTGCTTCCCCACATCGCTGTCACCCACCAGAAGAACTTTCAACAGATAGTCGTAGTCTTTTGTCATGGTTCCCATGTGGCTGAAACAGAACAGTGATTAAAGTTGAGCGACACTATTTTCGGACGGAGCCACGATTAATTTTGACACAATTTCTAGATTATATACCGGTCACGGCGGTAACGGGGCTAACCGGTATAAGCCACATAAGTTTCGAGTGCAAGGTGCCAAAGTCGAACCGGCAATAGGctacgattatttctatagCCGGTACTCGTAGGGTATCTGGAACTCCAAGAGCTAGAGGCCCAGAAAACTCCATGGCATTCATGGATGCGCAACGAAAGATGGTTTTTAACATGTACAATTCGAAACACACAAACCTTAAATTTGGCATATTGGTAAACATACCTATTATCTATCTgtataacaaaaaaaatttcaaTCGGATAAATATTACAACGGCAATGTGATAAAATCCATCCGAAAAGCGTATATCCCATAGTCGACATATGGCCTGTAGCCCTCTCTCATTCCTTCTCGcggtgttgctgttgcttttgtgtTTGCCGTTCAATGACTCATCCATCTCACTCGCTCACACACAGCTAGGCGGGGCACCCACGGCGGCAAGAGCGAGATGGAAGACAAGTGCCGCAGTGAAAATGCAAATCGAAAAAAAATAGCAAGTACGTATGTAAGCTAATTTATTATTTTGCATGTTTCGACGACACGCGCACTTGCTGTTATGTCGCACAGCTTAGTATTAGAGGTTTCCAGGGGGTTAAGCTGCTGCGGAGATTTTGGTGGGTTAACCTGCTTCTGCGCTGCGGCGGGGGCGCCGGAGGGGTTTgggtgtgtttttgttttgcaacAGAACGaaacgcacacacatacacacacgcgCAAGCACAAAAACACTAACCTTTATTAACCATTTTGTTAtgaattatttaattatttattttctttgacCGCGCCTGTAGTTGTTGCATTTTtgcattttgtttttaaattcacAAAAAAAATTCGCTTTGCTCATGAGGGGGTGTCTGTCGCAGTGTGGGTGTCGCTGTGCGTGCGTGTTTGTGTGATGCATGCCTTATTTTGATTGTTTTTCCTGCTGCTATTTGTTCCAATACGACACCAAGTTGCCCCAAAGATTTGTGGCTTCGTTTCGGGGTTCAATTAAGGTTTGTGGAGCCCGGTTTTGCATATAATCTGCTTTTTACCATTTAGAATGCACGCAATTTCATTTTTGGAATTTTAAATAGAGATGAGAGCGATATGCTTCGCCCTGTGGCACCGTCCAGTGGTATTTTTGCGAATGTACTTTGCCAGGCAGCATGTAGTCAACGTATAACTTTCAAAGCCATTAATGCAAGCCCTGTTTCCGCTTAATAGTTCGCTTTTTGCAGAGTTAGTCACTTTAATTGCATATTAATATATGCTTAAACAAAAATGGTCTAAGATTTCCacaaattgaattgaattaaTTTTGCTACATGGCAACCCGGTGAGTATTATCGCATCTCTAATGGTCGCACTACACTTCAATTGGGTACAGTGTGACCAGCACTAAAATCTTACGGGGAAAATCAGGTAGTGAGAGTGAGATACATATATGCGCCAGTGTGAAATTTTGATTCAAGTTGGTGCCAAGGCAACAGCAGAGAGACCAAAAATTCATACTCtgaaatattttgtattttctatACATTTATTGTTGTGCTTGTTTTTGATATTATACCGGTATTGAAGTGTAGTGGAATATGACTTGAAGAATTTTGACGATAGACTTATCGATACCATCGTCTCATCTCTAGGAAGGTTTCAAGGTGAGTTACATAGAGAGGGAAACGTTTTAGGGTGCTGCCATGTATGTTGCTTACAAATACCCAATTGAATAATCAAATGAATATTAATGCAAATTTGTATTACTATAGTACTTATCTTGTTTCAACACATTCGAAAAATTTTTGGACTTGTTGCGTTGCTCAACACCCACACTGCTGCAGCCATTTACCAACACTCCCCATCCGCAATCAGCAGAGCAGTGtcgcagcagagcagcagaaaTTCGAAGCGCAGCCAAATATACACACACGAAATTATTGTAACGGCaacagagcagcagccacaaagCCGCAAAACGAATTTATTAAATGCACATTTATTTATAAACTTGTTAGTGCCAAGGAACGTGTTAATGCAACAGCAGATATATAGCAGTGCAGTCgcgtcgtcctcgtcctccACCTCTGCTGCCGttggctctgctgctgcggtCACCGTTGCCGCTGTTTTTGTTGCCCTCCATCTCCCCTCTCGACGGTGGTGCTAATGTGTTAATATTcttcttgttttttgttgcggAAATTGTACTCGTGTGCTGTGCGTGTGAGTGTTTGCATATCTGTGTGATATGTGAAAGAAGAAAAGGTGAAACAAAAAGGCAAAGAGCATTCGTATGCAGGAATTGTCGTCATCGGTCGCCGTTACCATCAGCCGtcagtcgctgtcgctgctgtcTGTGTTCTCTGTCTGCGTCTCTGTCTGTGGCCGCTGCGTCGTACTGCTGCGTCCGGTTTAGATTCAATCAAGCGTCAAGAAATAAAGCACTCAAAACTCAAAAGCGCTGCCAACATTCTACCAATCCCGCATTGTCCCCTCCCCGCCGTTCACTCGCCTACCATTGTGTGCCGTTATTTTGTGTCGGCCGTGCCGTGTATGTGCGTGCGTGAGAGAGGGTCACACGGAGAGGCGACTATTGCAACGATCGACGCGAAAGAAAGGGGGGACACACACGGTGCGCGGAAAGTGCAGGCAAAAAAGCCATAAGAGCACGTGAGTGCGTGTGAGAGCAGGATACGCAGAAATCAGTGCTGCTGCATGAGAGCGGGACACCCAGAGAGAGGCGGTGCATCGCTTACGATCGGCGGGAGCCAGAGAGAAACTGCAGGGCTTGCGTGCGTGAGGCAACGGGTGCATTCAACTCCTCACGCACATATGCTGGCCCTAGCCAGACCCAgacagccgccgccgccaccgccaccgacAGCCAATCCCAGTCCGCGTCCAGCGTCCGCGTCCGCGTCCACGGCTCTGACAACAGCTCGAAATGCCTCTTCAGCTCCTCTGCTGAATCCCCAACGGAAACCGAATCTCGTTGAAGACGCCTCTACACCATCCGCAACCGCAATGCTCGCCTCGACGTCAAACGGTGCCGCTGTCTCTGCCggcgccaccgccgccgccgccagcGCAATGGATGCCTGCGACGAGCGAACGCTGCTGCTGAGCGGGTCACCAAAGGAGGATGTCGCTGCTCTTGCTCCTTCTCCGCCCACAACGCTGCCACTTGTCCATACGACAACCACGACGTCGACACATCCGTCCCAGCAGCgccaccagcagcggcagaacATTAACAACAACAATACAAGAAACGAGGCCAACgcgagcagcggcagcagttgCGGCGCTAGCGCCAacgccagcagcaacaacaacaacgagaaCAGCACGATATCTGCGGACGGCGACGCTGACGGTGACGTCGAAGccggcgctggcgctggcgaTGATCTGTCCAGCGATCTCAGCGATAGATTTCCACGCCCACCCGCCACCGGCAACCCCAAGAAAGCCGGAAAACTGAGCAAGTTGGGAACCAAAAGCGTCGGCTTGAAACGGTGGGTTACACTCTCCCGTGACCCTGACAATGTTTCCCCCTCGCTCTGCTCCTCTACTCCAATCTTtccctctctatctctgtcaCTTCAGCGTTTCCTTCGGCTCCTCCAAGGGATCCATGGTGGAGACATTGGTCTTTGAGACGCCCACGCCGCTGTCGGAGCACGTGGAGGCGACCTTTGGCTTTGAGGCGGCGACCTCCGCGACAGATGGCGTTGCTGTGGCCGCGGGTCAGCTGCAGCAGGCGTCGCAGTCGCACCTTCCGCTAGCCGGACACGGTGACTATGCAAAACTGAATATGGACGACAGCGGCATTGAGGTTCAAGAAGAGTAAGTATCTGTCGTgtggatatatgtacatacataattGCATAGATCTGTAAACATCTGTGGAGGGTATCTGTAAAAGTATCTCAGAATTAACAGGAAGCAGATAGGCTCTGGGTAGCTGTCTTTGTAGATTTTATCCTATTCGGAATGAATAGGATAAATAGGCAATGTCTTCATGGGAATAGATATAAAACCAGATATAAGATGTGGAGGCTGTGGCATCCACACTTTTTGGTAGAATTATGTATCTAACATTCGACTGAAACTCCAACCCAACCCAaccttttctctctctctctctctctctctctctctctcttgcaaTTAGATCCGTTTCCACTTAATCTGAGTTGGAGTATCTACAGTAGACCCCACAGTAGCCATTCGGCGAATGAATCCCGCTACTGCTGCTTCTACCCCTTCCTATTGTGTCTCATTGCATGGTTTTATGTGCCCTGATTTAGGGCCTACTTTTACCTCATTAAAAAATCCGTCTAATGACTTTTGGCAGCTTTCACTTTTGTTTCGCTCGCTTTTGTATGTGTACCCCACattctcttcttttttttttcggtttttcgGGCCAATCCATAACTAAGCTGCTGCGGCAGATGGCTGATCCCCTCCTTAGCGGCCCTTTTTTCTATGCAAAAGAGCTGCCTTTTCACCCAGAAAGCATGCAATGAACTCTGTGCTActccaccccccccccccccccacgctTCTCTAGCCGCTTCCTGGTTTAAAACACacgaaaaatattttttaaatcgATAATTGCGCTGGGGGCTGGCAGTTCCGTTTAAAGAGACATGCACAAGCCATGCACACATGCAAACGTTCGACGCTGTGTGTACCGTTATCCCAttttcactctctctctctctctctctctctctctctctctctctctctctctctctctcgctgtctgTGTTCTTATCATTTCAATTGGAAGATGGTTTTAGGTTTGTTTGGTATCCATCGTCCTTTTGTTAGCCCTTTTGCATGTAGGGTGCATTGCAGGCAGTTCTTGTGGGATAGTTATTCTGAACAGAGATTTGTTTCTTATAGCTTGCAACTTTTCACAAAACCCCGAGTTCAATTCAAGGTGGTACTCGTATTATTTCAAGTGCATTCATATTGATTATATTTCAAAATTGCAATGCATATTAAAGGTTTTCCCTTAAACTTCTATTGAGTCTATTTGTACCCTTTCCTGGTGTTGCTTTGGCATCGTGTTCCACCTCCACCGCTGCCGAAGCAAACTCCAATTGAAGTTTTTAATGCGCCGGCGCTGCAGCCGACGTCGTCGCGACATCGTTATCAGTTGTCGTCTTGGGGACTTGGGGCTGCGACTTGCTACTGGGATACCGTTAAGCTGCGCTGCGTCGTCATCGCTTTATTACATAATGACTTGCTGTCTCCGTCTACCTTtcaccctctctctttctctcgctgcgtgtgcgtgtggggtgtgtgtgtgtgtgtgtgtgtgcattttAAAGCAATATAAATGTGGGTCAAACTTCGTTTGGTGGTTGTTGACCCACATCTTTTTCGGCTGCATTTGTGTATCTGTCTTCGGGTCTATGGGCGCGGCAGCCGGCACCCACCCCCTCAGCAATTTATCGTTCTCTTGTGTGGTGTTTAAAACCTCTCATCGCGCCATTTGAGCGGGTCTATCGATTGCTATCTTCATTCATAAAAGCGATAACTCACGCACTTATCGAAAGCACAAAGAGGGAGGTCTACTATACGgatttttcttatttttgtAAAATGTAATTTCTTTTGGAATTTTGGTAACCATTTTCTTTTCAAAATATAAAAGCTGTTCAGTCAAACAGTTAGTTTTTTAGCTGGAATCAAATCCGAAATAATTGTCGGAATACCACTTGCGTTTCTTGACGAATCAACGCAAAGATGACAATCATTTTCGCTGTCTTTTCTTCCACTTTTGGTGAGATTAGGCCACACATTGGTGACCTTTTTGTTGAACGGACAACGGCTTCCAGCGTATTCTCTGCGCACCCCACATGCTTCCGAATGTGTGCTTGTGCTTTGTGGAGAGCTTTAATTCGCCGGTCGAGTCGTCGAGCCGTCGAGTCGTCGAGTCGAGCGTGATGTCATCCAGCTATGAAGCTTAGAGAGCGGTCACCTGCTGTAGAACTTTCTTTCTTACAGTTAGTTAGCCACAGAGGACAGATGAAGGGAATTAAATAACTACTATAGTCGATACCCATTCCCAATCCCCCAAATAGATTTGGAACATTCTTGGGAATGACTACTGGTTTTGTTGTTGATTTGTGATCTAAAAAGCTGTCGAAAAAGCGCTCTTAATATcttgagatttgtggatagCACGGAGAAAGGGAATCGCTAAAACTATCTCTTCCTAGCTGAATGAATTGCCCAGTTTGCTTAAACTAAAATCTATCACTGGAACACTGCCTGAATCCGATATACCCCTGCACACCCTTCACCCTACGTCGTGGAACATCAAGTACTCGTAGAATGGTTTTGTGCTGTCGCTCTTCGTATTATCGATTATGAGGTGAGGTGTTGCCCAAGGAGGAGGGAGGCTGCATCAACAGCTGGCCTCGGACTCGTACTATTCCCCGCCTTGCCTCCCCTGACATGATTCTGTTTTGGGTCTGTCTTTCAAGTGAGCGATAGAAATTCGATCGCCCCATTGTGCTTGTACATGTACATGGCACCTATACCACATCTCTGTCGCTGGGGCCTTGCATCTATCTATAACCATTGTGAAAGTACATCTCGAACTGTCCGTCAATTGATTTTCCGGTACCCACGGACGACCGAGCCGGGCACACTCTTGACATGCATAGAGCGcccatcatcgtcatcatcatcatcatctgcgagtacatacatatgtatgaatgTGCTCCTCCTCTCCTCCCATCATCAGAGCTTCCCACAGCCGAAGCAGAAGCCGAAGCAGAAGTAACGGCAATAGCCACCACATCGCCCATTGTCACTCTGTTGTAATGCCTAACGGTAATTGTGCCTCTGGTCAGCAGTGCGTTGCTGTGCTACTGCactctgcctgcctgcctgctgttCTGCTGCTTCTTGCATTGTTTTTGCCGCTGTCAGCAGCATTACAGTGGGATGAAGTAGAAGAAGATCGAACATAATCCACAAATGCTACAGGTGCCTCTCCGTTTGCAGAGCCTGCGATCGTCGTGTAAAACATAATCTCTTGGTAAAACCAAAACACATGTGATTTCATTTTCGCATAATGCTCTGTCCGCCATCGATCTTCGATGCGTGCCATTATCAGTTGTATTGTTGTCATATGTACGAGTACTTATCAAGCTTTTTAACACTCCAAAATAATCTCAAATCACTTTAATGCCCAAAAATATAGGAAATCATAAATCAAGGGGAGTGAGGGTGTTAGGCGGTTAGAAGTAAGTGCTATAAATAGATGGCTTGGGTCATGTGCGCCGTCATATTTAAATTGGTAGCGTTCTTTTGTACCACTGTGCCCGCAGCCCTATTACCTATTTACGTGTGGagcatctctctctctgtttgcGTGCACATGTGTGAGTGGTTGAGCGATCTACATAGTTTTGTGAACAATAGAATTTGGTGGAGGGGCCTCCGGGAGCCATAGACGTTCACCTACGCGGGACCCCAACTTTCAGCATCAGTCAGTGCCAGCCGACCCCACTGTGCGCCAGTTAGCCGCGGGGCAGccctctgccgctgctgccagTGGCAGCCCTGTTAATCAACTGACAGTCCCCCCTCTATATGCATGTCCTCTTCTCCCTTTTTATCTATTTCCATCTATCAGCCAGCTTCCCCCTTCCCGCCCCCTTCCCCCACACTATACCTTTTTGCGGTTACGTGTTTATGTTTTTCCTTTTcagatttttttattttgtattcttttttttattattttcggtttgctgctgctgtgtatAACAGCGTGAGAGACGAAGAAgtagagcgagagagagagagcttacTTACGCTAGCAGCAAGAGAGACAGCTGTGCTTGCTCTCTTTAACTGACTCACACTCCTCTCGTCTCTCTTCCATTACTTTGAGTGCGCAAAAAAAGTGATGTCATGTTTGTTGGCTTAACGACGttgccagatgtggcgcacaCAGGTTTTGTTTGCTTATTATACCCTTGCAGAGGCTATGATGGTTTCAAACAAATGTTTGGAACGCTTCTACGTCTTCCACGTGGGTTAGGTCATGGTTCCGCAGTGTAACTTTGCCTAAAGTCCTTTCTTTCCTACACGCAGAATACAAGTGAATGCATACACAGTATACATGAAGCCATAATAACATATTAATCGACGTCTTTGCAAGGGTATTAAAAGCCTCGGCACCCGAATCTATCCTTTCTCTCTTGactgtgtttttgtttgtacTGTATTACACGAAATgtgcgttgttgttgcttttgtttgcTA contains:
- the LOC108153058 gene encoding ras-related protein Rab-40C isoform X2, whose amino-acid sequence is MGTMTKDYDYLLKVLLVGDSDVGKHEILSNLEDPFPESPFCSGNDCTSHILQTVAYKTTTILLEGKRVKLQLWDTSGQGRFCTIIRSYSRGAQGIILVYDITNKWSFDGIDRWLKEVDEHAPGIPKVLVGNRLHLAFKRQVPAKQAETYASRNNMSCFEISPLCDFNIRESFCELARMALHRNGMEHIWRSNKVLSLQELCCRTIVRRTSVYAIDSLPLPPSVKSTLKSYALTTSQCYNSLTQSSKSKNRCKTPTSSSRNSCTIA
- the LOC108152999 gene encoding uncharacterized protein LOC108152999 isoform X1 — its product is MRAGHPERGGASLTIGGSQRETAGLACVRQRVHSTPHAHMLALARPRQPPPPPPPTANPSPRPASASASTALTTARNASSAPLLNPQRKPNLVEDASTPSATAMLASTSNGAAVSAGATAAAASAMDACDERTLLLSGSPKEDVAALAPSPPTTLPLVHTTTTTSTHPSQQRHQQRQNINNNNTRNEANASSGSSCGASANASSNNNNENSTISADGDADGDVEAGAGAGDDLSSDLSDRFPRPPATGNPKKAGKLSKLGTKSVGLKRVSFGSSKGSMVETLVFETPTPLSEHVEATFGFEAATSATDGVAVAAGQLQQASQSHLPLAGHGDYAKLNMDDSGIEVQEESERSIVRVSIYQSSQPQQICPPAEYILGPYSDGLDLTIGSYTIDPNTMSTTAATMQQHQQIGLGAAYDRQQSTDSGWDNPFRPGGDLSREADEIVNMIRGGKPITPTEDRTIGNGSAQHADDNCNGGTAVGESVTRTNLSQNQATAQNGTNSHASKSAAVGNATAGGGGGRPEGQSNSSTNGVTALGQVSKQVVPGPTSASHVVIDEKKNKKKGCCVVQ
- the LOC108153058 gene encoding ras-related protein Rab-40B isoform X1, coding for MSTMGYTLFGWILSHCRCNIYPIEIFFVIQIDNSHMGTMTKDYDYLLKVLLVGDSDVGKHEILSNLEDPFPESPFCSGNDCTSHILQTVAYKTTTILLEGKRVKLQLWDTSGQGRFCTIIRSYSRGAQGIILVYDITNKWSFDGIDRWLKEVDEHAPGIPKVLVGNRLHLAFKRQVPAKQAETYASRNNMSCFEISPLCDFNIRESFCELARMALHRNGMEHIWRSNKVLSLQELCCRTIVRRTSVYAIDSLPLPPSVKSTLKSYALTTSQCYNSLTQSSKSKNRCKTPTSSSRNSCTIA